The following proteins are co-located in the Sporosarcina pasteurii genome:
- a CDS encoding ABC transporter permease, whose amino-acid sequence MSFLDLLYFIVPATIAYAAPLIFTAIGGVFSERSGVVNIGLEGLMVMGAFIGILFNLLYADTFGSWTPWIALLVAMAVSAVFSLLHAVASISFRADQVVSGVAINMLGIAIALFSVKMIFGKGQTDLIQKKIPRFDVPILQDIPFIGPMFFKSVYGSSILAIVVALFAWFVIYKTPFGLRLRSVGEHPMAADTMGINVTKTRYIAVVISGALAGIGGAVYAITTTNDFGHATINGQGFMALAALIFGKWHPIGAMGAALFFGFAQALAISASKIPYIQDVPTVYLHILPYVLTILALAGFIGRANAPKAIGQPYIKGQR is encoded by the coding sequence ATGAGTTTTCTTGATTTATTATATTTTATCGTTCCAGCAACCATCGCGTATGCTGCTCCGTTAATCTTTACAGCGATCGGCGGTGTCTTTTCTGAGCGCTCAGGTGTTGTAAATATTGGTTTAGAAGGTCTCATGGTGATGGGGGCTTTCATCGGAATTTTGTTTAACTTGTTGTACGCAGATACTTTCGGATCTTGGACGCCTTGGATCGCACTATTAGTGGCCATGGCCGTTTCTGCAGTTTTCTCACTTCTGCATGCGGTTGCTTCTATATCATTCCGTGCAGATCAAGTTGTTTCGGGTGTCGCCATTAATATGCTAGGGATTGCAATTGCGCTTTTCTCTGTAAAAATGATTTTTGGAAAAGGGCAAACAGATTTAATTCAAAAGAAAATCCCAAGATTTGATGTGCCGATTTTGCAAGATATTCCGTTCATTGGTCCGATGTTTTTTAAATCTGTTTATGGGTCATCAATATTGGCAATTGTCGTGGCACTATTCGCTTGGTTTGTTATATATAAGACGCCATTTGGTTTACGACTTCGCTCAGTTGGTGAACATCCAATGGCGGCAGATACAATGGGGATTAACGTGACGAAAACACGTTATATCGCAGTTGTGATTTCAGGTGCACTTGCAGGAATTGGTGGTGCGGTCTATGCAATTACGACAACAAATGACTTTGGACATGCAACCATTAATGGTCAAGGATTTATGGCACTTGCTGCGTTGATTTTTGGGAAGTGGCATCCAATTGGCGCGATGGGAGCGGCATTATTCTTCGGCTTTGCCCAAGCATTAGCCATTAGTGCTTCAAAAATTCCTTATATCCAAGATGTTCCAACAGTGTATCTTCATATTTTACCGTATGTGTTAACGATACTTGCACTTGCAGGATTTATCGGTAGAGCAAATGCACCGAAAGCAATCGGTCAACCTTATATTAAGGGGCAACGTTAA
- a CDS encoding ABC transporter ATP-binding protein, giving the protein MEYVIEMLGIRKEFGKFVANNNINLQLKKGEIHALLGENGAGKSTLMNILFGLYQPEAGEIRVHGKKVNISNPNIANNLGIGMVHQHFMLVENFTVTENIILGNEPKKRGVIDIVGAAKKVEEISKLYGLNVDPYAKIEDISVGMQQRVEILKTLYRGAEILIFDEPTASLTPQEISELIQIMKKLIEEDKSIIIITHKLQEIMDVSDRVTVIRKGEGIGTVNTSETNPEELATLMVGRQVSFKTEKVPANPKDEVLKIEELVVEDARGIEKVKKLNLSVRRGEIVGLAGIDGNGQSELIEAITGLQKVKSGNITINNENVTNKKPREITETGIGHIPQDRHKHGLVLDFTVGYNAVLQTYYQKPISKKGIMDFKLISKKARELIEAYDVRTQGEHALARSLSGGNQQKLIIGREIDRDPELLIAALPTRGLDVGAIEFIHKRLIEQRDRGKAVLLISFELDEIMNVSDRIAVIYDGQIIDVVNQNETDEQELGLLMAGHSKDEMVTVDDEVILKEGDNHDVK; this is encoded by the coding sequence TTGGAGTATGTAATAGAAATGCTAGGCATTCGAAAAGAATTTGGAAAATTCGTTGCAAATAATAACATTAATTTGCAATTAAAAAAAGGTGAGATTCACGCATTACTAGGTGAAAATGGCGCAGGGAAATCTACCTTAATGAATATTCTTTTCGGCCTATATCAACCTGAAGCTGGAGAAATCCGTGTCCACGGAAAAAAAGTCAATATCTCTAACCCAAATATCGCTAATAATTTAGGGATAGGAATGGTGCATCAGCACTTTATGCTCGTTGAAAACTTTACGGTGACAGAAAATATTATTTTAGGAAATGAACCGAAAAAAAGAGGCGTCATTGACATTGTTGGGGCCGCTAAAAAAGTAGAAGAAATCTCTAAGTTATATGGGTTAAATGTCGATCCTTATGCAAAAATAGAAGATATTTCAGTTGGTATGCAACAACGTGTTGAGATACTAAAAACGCTATATCGTGGGGCTGAAATTTTAATTTTTGATGAGCCGACAGCATCGTTAACCCCTCAGGAAATTAGTGAGTTAATTCAAATAATGAAGAAGCTCATTGAGGAAGACAAATCTATAATTATCATTACCCATAAATTGCAAGAAATTATGGATGTCTCTGATCGGGTGACGGTCATTCGAAAAGGAGAAGGTATTGGTACGGTTAACACGTCTGAAACGAATCCTGAAGAATTAGCGACATTAATGGTGGGGCGTCAAGTTTCTTTTAAAACTGAAAAAGTACCTGCCAATCCAAAAGATGAAGTATTGAAAATTGAAGAACTTGTCGTAGAAGATGCTCGAGGCATCGAGAAAGTGAAAAAGCTAAATCTGTCTGTTAGACGTGGTGAAATTGTAGGGCTTGCCGGCATTGATGGCAATGGCCAATCCGAGTTAATCGAAGCCATTACTGGTCTTCAAAAAGTGAAGAGCGGTAACATTACGATAAACAATGAAAATGTGACGAATAAAAAACCTCGAGAAATTACGGAAACAGGAATTGGACATATTCCACAAGATAGGCATAAGCACGGACTTGTGTTAGATTTTACAGTTGGTTATAACGCTGTATTACAAACGTATTATCAAAAACCGATTTCCAAAAAAGGAATTATGGATTTTAAACTGATTTCTAAAAAAGCGCGCGAACTAATTGAAGCGTATGACGTGCGGACCCAAGGTGAACATGCTTTAGCACGTTCATTATCTGGAGGTAATCAACAAAAATTAATTATTGGCCGCGAAATTGATCGTGACCCGGAGCTGCTTATTGCTGCGCTTCCAACACGTGGATTGGACGTTGGTGCCATTGAATTTATTCATAAAAGATTAATAGAACAGCGCGATAGAGGAAAAGCGGTCTTATTAATTTCTTTTGAACTCGATGAAATCATGAATGTATCAGATCGCATTGCAGTGATTTATGATGGACAAATTATCGATGTCGTCAATCAAAATGAGACGGATGAGCAAGAGCTTGGACTTCTTATGGCAGGTCATTCAAAAGATGAAATGGTCACCGTTGATGATGAAGTCATATTGAAAGAAGGTGACAATCACGATGTCAAATAG
- the yfmH gene encoding EF-P 5-aminopentanol modification-associated protein YfmH, with protein sequence MNKIHFENLQETLYNETLENGLDVYILPKKGFSKTFVTFTTKYGSVDRTFIPHGKEEAVTVPDGIAHFLEHKMFEKEEGDIFQKFSVLGGSANAFTSFTRTAYLFSATDKVYDNTEVLLDFVQEPYFTEETVEKEKGIIGQEITMYDDLPDWRLYFGAIENLYHNHPVKIDIAGTIESIDKITAAHLYECYETFYHPSNMVLFVVGAVEPEEMMTFIKENQSKKTFDKPSEIVRNFPEEPNTAAIAERTLEMDVTKPKLSFGMKCTNTNISGKEMLTQELAVDLLLDILFGRSSSFFEESYEDGLIDESYSYSFSQEHGFGFAMIVSDTENPDALEAKIRKTIEDATTSWAVTEEELERVRKRKIGQFMRSLNSIEFIANQFTRYKFNEMDLFDVVPTLEKMTLTHLKDAFSTLSATEGHTVFKVIPAEQSNEAK encoded by the coding sequence ATGAATAAAATACACTTTGAAAACTTACAGGAAACCTTATACAATGAAACTTTGGAGAATGGTCTTGATGTATACATTTTACCGAAAAAAGGTTTTTCAAAAACTTTCGTTACATTTACGACGAAATATGGCTCTGTTGATCGGACTTTTATTCCTCACGGGAAAGAAGAAGCAGTAACTGTTCCAGATGGAATTGCTCATTTCTTAGAACATAAGATGTTTGAAAAAGAAGAAGGGGACATTTTCCAGAAATTTAGTGTACTCGGAGGCTCTGCAAATGCCTTCACATCGTTTACGAGGACTGCCTACCTTTTCTCCGCTACAGATAAAGTATACGATAATACGGAAGTGCTTCTAGATTTTGTACAAGAACCGTATTTTACTGAAGAAACTGTGGAAAAAGAAAAAGGAATTATTGGTCAGGAAATTACAATGTATGACGATTTACCAGACTGGCGATTGTATTTCGGAGCGATTGAAAATCTATATCACAATCATCCGGTGAAGATAGATATTGCAGGAACGATTGAGTCAATTGATAAGATAACAGCTGCCCATTTATATGAATGTTACGAAACCTTCTACCACCCATCAAATATGGTGTTATTTGTTGTTGGTGCTGTAGAGCCGGAAGAAATGATGACTTTTATTAAAGAGAACCAATCGAAAAAAACTTTTGACAAACCATCAGAAATTGTTCGTAACTTCCCAGAAGAGCCAAATACTGCAGCGATTGCTGAACGAACGCTTGAAATGGATGTTACGAAACCAAAACTTAGCTTTGGGATGAAATGTACAAATACGAACATCTCGGGTAAAGAAATGCTCACACAAGAATTAGCGGTAGATTTGTTATTAGATATTTTATTCGGACGTTCTTCCTCATTCTTTGAAGAGTCTTATGAAGATGGACTAATTGATGAGTCTTATTCTTATAGCTTTTCTCAAGAACATGGTTTTGGATTTGCGATGATTGTTTCTGATACTGAAAATCCAGATGCATTAGAAGCAAAAATCCGAAAAACAATTGAAGATGCAACGACTTCATGGGCGGTAACTGAAGAAGAGTTGGAAAGAGTTCGTAAGCGAAAAATCGGACAATTTATGCGTTCACTGAATTCGATAGAATTTATCGCGAATCAATTTACGCGCTATAAATTTAATGAGATGGACTTATTTGATGTCGTTCCTACCCTTGAAAAAATGACGCTGACACATTTAAAAGATGCTTTCTCAACATTAAGCGCAACAGAAGGCCATACTGTATTCAAAGTGATTCCGGCTGAGCAATCCAATGAAGCAAAATAA
- the yfmF gene encoding EF-P 5-aminopentanol modification-associated protein YfmF, whose translation MFTKSQIEQGVTLYTRKSEQFKTVSFSIKWKSELTEEKAAARAVLANVLQDSNAKYRTQGELRKKLDDLYGTVLYTDTAKRGATHMITLNVDCVNDEYINDSYVLGETLELIQTVIFNPNLVNGEFDQKIVAREKRSVTERIRSQYDNKTSYAQKRMLENLRPNSPVSTSSDGTEQAVQAITAETLLQAYESMIANDIIDIYVVGNIDEQEIAQKLKELLPFKARPSRQQQAFKTDEHKASGDVQHVREKQEMKQGKLHLAFSTPVGFHHPDYSKMQVTNGVFGGFAHSKLFMNVREKESMAYYASSSYSSHYGYLYVMAGIDAELEEKAVTLIKEQLSALQNGEITDLEMEQTKALLTNSITSTFDSARGQIEVFDQYKELDENFTADTLIKAWEAVTKDDVKEMASTIQLEIIYLLSGKETASNE comes from the coding sequence ATGTTTACTAAAAGTCAAATTGAACAAGGCGTTACCTTATATACGCGTAAATCTGAGCAATTTAAAACAGTTAGTTTTTCAATCAAATGGAAAAGCGAATTAACGGAAGAAAAAGCAGCTGCACGTGCAGTACTTGCAAATGTCTTGCAGGACTCTAACGCTAAGTACCGAACTCAAGGCGAATTACGAAAGAAGCTAGATGATTTGTACGGAACTGTACTATACACAGACACTGCCAAACGCGGCGCGACCCATATGATTACACTTAACGTAGATTGTGTAAATGATGAATATATAAACGACTCTTATGTATTAGGTGAAACGCTGGAACTTATTCAAACAGTTATCTTCAACCCAAATTTAGTAAATGGCGAATTTGATCAAAAAATCGTCGCTCGAGAGAAACGTTCAGTAACTGAACGAATTCGTTCTCAATATGATAATAAGACAAGCTATGCACAAAAAAGAATGCTTGAAAATTTACGTCCAAATAGCCCGGTTTCTACTAGTTCGGATGGGACTGAACAAGCCGTTCAAGCGATTACAGCAGAAACTCTATTGCAAGCATATGAATCGATGATCGCAAATGATATCATTGATATTTATGTCGTTGGAAACATCGATGAACAAGAAATTGCTCAAAAGCTGAAAGAGTTATTACCATTTAAAGCGCGTCCTAGCCGTCAACAACAAGCTTTCAAAACAGACGAGCATAAGGCAAGTGGCGATGTTCAGCATGTACGAGAAAAACAAGAGATGAAGCAAGGGAAACTTCATTTAGCTTTTAGTACACCAGTTGGGTTTCATCATCCAGATTATTCAAAGATGCAAGTTACAAACGGCGTTTTTGGTGGTTTTGCCCATAGTAAATTATTTATGAATGTACGTGAAAAAGAAAGTATGGCTTATTACGCTTCCAGTTCTTATTCTTCACATTATGGATATCTTTATGTAATGGCTGGAATTGATGCAGAGCTAGAAGAAAAAGCTGTAACACTGATCAAAGAGCAATTGAGCGCATTGCAAAACGGAGAAATTACAGACCTTGAAATGGAACAAACGAAAGCTTTGCTGACGAATAGTATTACGAGCACATTCGACTCTGCTCGAGGGCAAATAGAAGTATTTGATCAATATAAAGAACTCGATGAAAACTTTACAGCAGATACTTTAATAAAAGCATGGGAAGCTGTCACCAAAGATGATGTGAAAGAGATGGCATCGACTATTCAATTAGAAATTATTTATTTGCTATCGGGAAAGGAGACGGCTTCGAATGAATAA
- a CDS encoding ABC transporter permease, translating to MSNRVLKILVPIISIILGLFVGAIVMWMSGYDAINGYIALWHGIFGSSYSIGETIRQISPYILAGLAVAFAFRTGLFNIGVEGQLIVGWFAAAYVGMAFELPAFIHLPLALLAAAAAGALWGLIPGILKATLRVHEVIVTIMMNYIALHTVNALITTVSDGSYKIDRIQKTASLRSEFLSNLTDFSTLHYGILIALLMVVVMWFILEKTRTGYELKAVGFNDHASQYAGMNVNKNIVLSMVISGAFAGLGGAMEALGTFGNISKMGGFTGIGFDGIAVALLGANTPLGVIFGATLFGSLKYGANNMPNAAGVPVEIVSIVIALIIFFVASGYIIRVLLNRMNKKKEAK from the coding sequence ATGTCAAATAGAGTTTTAAAAATACTAGTACCAATCATCTCAATTATTCTCGGTTTATTTGTCGGGGCGATTGTCATGTGGATGAGTGGTTATGATGCCATTAACGGATATATTGCGTTATGGCATGGTATATTCGGTAGCTCCTATTCTATTGGAGAAACGATTCGTCAAATTAGCCCATATATCCTTGCTGGGTTAGCGGTCGCATTTGCTTTCCGAACAGGTCTATTTAATATCGGGGTAGAAGGGCAACTAATTGTCGGTTGGTTTGCTGCTGCGTATGTTGGAATGGCTTTTGAATTGCCGGCATTTATTCATTTGCCTTTAGCATTGCTAGCTGCTGCTGCTGCGGGTGCATTGTGGGGGCTTATACCAGGTATACTGAAGGCGACTTTACGTGTCCATGAAGTTATCGTAACGATTATGATGAACTATATCGCATTGCATACTGTCAATGCGCTGATCACTACAGTTTCAGACGGCAGTTATAAAATCGACAGAATTCAGAAGACCGCATCGCTGCGTTCTGAGTTTTTGTCCAACTTAACGGACTTTTCAACTTTGCATTATGGAATCCTCATTGCATTGCTCATGGTTGTTGTCATGTGGTTTATTCTTGAAAAGACAAGGACAGGCTATGAGTTAAAAGCGGTTGGATTTAATGACCATGCATCGCAGTATGCGGGGATGAATGTAAATAAAAACATTGTACTGTCCATGGTGATTTCAGGTGCATTCGCTGGACTTGGCGGAGCAATGGAAGCACTCGGTACATTTGGAAATATTTCTAAAATGGGCGGTTTTACTGGTATTGGATTTGACGGCATTGCGGTTGCCCTTTTAGGCGCTAATACGCCGCTGGGTGTTATTTTCGGTGCTACGCTATTTGGTTCTTTGAAATACGGAGCTAATAACATGCCAAACGCTGCTGGTGTACCAGTAGAAATTGTTTCAATTGTCATTGCACTCATTATTTTCTTTGTCGCATCCGGCTATATCATACGGGTTTTATTAAACCGAATGAATAAGAAAAAGGAGGCGAAGTAA